From one Lycium barbarum isolate Lr01 chromosome 6, ASM1917538v2, whole genome shotgun sequence genomic stretch:
- the LOC132644038 gene encoding uncharacterized protein LOC132644038, protein MDKYLLPYLWNSFLFLFEYYEATGGTRKRRIYGLGSQAQSYYGPNLCVNSGFNASVSAPPSTSQSAPIENMEELVMRLIPTLTDRLLPLFIEEARRVISSPSHHPNTPIDKPSIVIPIVPPPTAANIDDVDPLVSDNDHSPSPMH, encoded by the exons ATGGATAAATATCTGCTCCCTTATCTCTGGaattcatttctctttttatttg AATATTACGAAGCTACTGGGGGAACAAGGAAGAgaagaatatatggtcttggatctcaAGCACAAAGTTATTATGGGCCGAATCTTTGCGTCAATTCTGGCTTTAATGCTTCAGTATCAGCACCACCTTCAACTTCTCAATCAGCACcgatagaaaatatggaggagttAGTGATGCGATTGATTCCTACACTGACTGATCGCTTGCTTCCTTTATTTATTGAGGAGGCACGCAGAGTGATTTCTTCACCATCACATCATCCAAATACTCCTATCGACAAACCATCAATTGTGATACCCATAGTGCCTCCTCCTACTGCTGCTAACATTGATGATGTTGATCCTTTAGTTTCTGATAATGATCATAGTCCTTCACCCATGCATTAG